One Corvus moneduloides isolate bCorMon1 chromosome 24, bCorMon1.pri, whole genome shotgun sequence DNA segment encodes these proteins:
- the SPDEF gene encoding SAM pointed domain-containing Ets transcription factor has product MGSASPGLTTLPPGRLAWPDPTLLPPPRDPDPRGWGCPESPSPPSTPEQPLPAFCLHYFDMLYPEDTAWATKGAGEPSHSGAQGGREEARKEPEQCPIIDSQGLGLGPEGDLQGSLHLEEHSLEQVQSMVVGEVLKDIETACKLLNIAADPTDWSPGNVQKWILWTEHQYRLPQIGKSFQELSGKDLCAMSEEQFCQRSPACGDILHAHLDIWKSAAWMKEKAAPGDVRYCGGDTSWADSEVDSSCAGQPIHLWQFLKELLLKPHNYGRFIRWLNKDKGIFKIEDSAQVARLWGIRKNRPAMNYDKLSRSIRQYYKKGIIRKPDISQRLVYQFVHPV; this is encoded by the exons atgggcagtgccagccccgGGCTGACCACTCTGCCCCCCGGCCGCCTCGCCTGGCCGGACCCGACGCTGCTGCCACCCCCGCGGGACCCCgacccccggggctggggctgcccggagagccccagcccccccagcacccccgagcagcctctgccagccTTCTGCCTGCACTACTTCGACATGCTCTACCCGGAGGACACGGCCTGGGCCACCAAGGGCGCCGGGGAACCGTCCCACAGCGGCGCCCAGGGCGGGCGGGAGGAGGCGCGGAAGGAGCCGGAGCAATGTCCCATCATCGACAgccagggcctggggctggggccCGAGGGGGACCTGCAGGGCAGCCTGCACCTGGAGGAGCACTCGCTGGAGCAGGTGCAGAGCATGGTGGTGGGCGAGGTGCTGAAGGACATCGAGACAGCCTGCAAGCTCCTCAACATCGCCGCAG ACCCGACGGACTGGAGCCCCGGGAATGTGCAGAAGTGGATCCTGTGGACGGAGCACCAGTACCGGCTGCCGCAGATCGGGAAGTCCTTCCAGGAGCTGTCGGGAAAGGACCTGTGTGCCATGTCCGAGGAGCAGTTCTGCCAGCGCTCGCCCGCCTGCGGCGACATCCTGCACGCCCACCTCGACATCTGGAAGTCTG CCGCCTGGATGAAGGAGAAGGCTGCCCCTGGAGATGTGAGATACTGCG GAGGTGACACCAGCTGGGCCGACAGCGAGGTGGACTCGTCCTGCGCCGGCCAACCCATCCACCTCTGGCAGTTCctcaaggagctgctgctgaaaccGCACAACTACGGGCGCTTCATCCGCTGGCTCAACAAGGACAAAG GCATCTTCAAGATCGAGGACTCGGCGCAGGTGGCCCGGCTGTGGGGCATCCGCAAGAACCGCCCGGCCATGAACTACGACAAGCTGAGCCGCTCCATCCGGCAGTACTACAAGAAAGGGATCATCCGGAAGCCCGACATCTCCCAGCGCCTCGTCTACCAGTTCGTCCACCCGGTCTGA
- the PACSIN1 gene encoding protein kinase C and casein kinase substrate in neurons protein 1, protein MSGSYDESASAAEETTDSFWEVGNYKRTVKRIDDGHRLCNDLMNCVHERAKIEKSYAQQLTDWSKRWRQLIEKGPQYGSLEKAWAAIMTEADKVSELHQEVKNSLLNDDFEKVKNWQKDAYHKQIMGGFKEAKEAEDGFRKAQKPWAKKLKELETAKKAYHLACKEEKLAMTREANSKADQSNTPEQQKKLQDKVEKCKQDVQKTQEKYEKVLDELNKCTPQYIESMEQVFEQCQQFEEKRLNFLKEMLLDIKRHLNLAESSSYANVYRELEQTIRLSDAQEDLRWFRSTSGPGMPMNWPQFEEWNPDLTHTITRKEKQKKGEGVALTNAGSAGDTGAQAGERGSVSSHDRGQTYSAEWSDDEGSNSFNTSEANGGTNPFDEESAGKGVRVRALYDYDGQEQDELSFKAGDELTKLGEEDEQGWCKGRLDNGQLGLYPANYVEAI, encoded by the exons ATGTCGGGTTCCTACGACGAGTCGGCATCAGCCGCCGAGGAAACAACCGACAGCTTCTGGGAG gtgGGGAACTACAAGCGCACGGTGAAGCGGATCGATGATGGACACCGACTCTGCAATGACCTCATGAACTGCGTGCACGAGCGGGCCAAGATCGAGAAGTCCTACGCCCAGCAGCTCACCGACTGGTCCAAGCGGTGGAGGCAGCTCATCGAGAAAG GTCCCCAGTAtggcagcctggagaaggcatGGGCCGCGATCATGACAGAGGCGGACAAGGTGAGCGAGCTGCACCAGGAGGTGAAGAACAGCCTCCTGAACGACGACTTCGAGAAGGTCAAGAACTGGCAGAAGGACGCCTACCACAAGCAGATCATGGGGGGCTTCAAGGAGGCCAAGGAGGCTGAGGATGGCTTCCGCAAAGCCCAGAAGCCCTGGGCCAAGAAGCTCAAGGAG ctggagaCAGCCAAGAAGGCCTATCACCTGGCATGCAAGGAGGAGAAGCTGGCCATGACCCGGGAAGCCAACAGCAAGGCGGATCAGTCCAACacccctgagcagcagaagaagCTCCAGGACAAAGTGGAAAAGTGCAAGCAAGACGTGCAAAAG ACTCAGGAGAAGTACGAGAAGGTGCTGGACGAGCTGAACAAGTGCACCCCGCAGTACATCGAGAGCATGGAGCAGGTCTTCGAGCAGTGCCAGCAGTTTGAGGAGAAGAGGCTCAACTTCCTCAAGGAAATGCTCCTGGACATCAAGAGACACCTGAACctggctgagagcagcag CTACGCCAACGTGTACCGAGAGCTGGAGCAGACCATCCGCCTGTCGGACGCGCAGGAGGACCTCCGGTGGTTCCGCAGCACCAGTGGCCCCGGGATGCCCATGAACTGGCCCCAGTTTGAG GAGTGGAACCCAGACCTGACGCACACGATAACGcggaaggagaagcagaagaaggGCGAGGGGGTGGCCCTGACCAACGCCGGCAGCGCGGGCGACACGGGGGCTCAGGCGGGCGAGCGCGGGAG cGTGAGCAGCCACGACCGCGGGCAGACCTACAGCGCCGAGTGGTCCGATGACGAGGGCAGCAACTCCTTCAACACCAGCGAGGCCAACGGCGGCACCAACCCCTTCGACGAGGAGTCGGCGGGGAAGGGCGTGAGGGTGCGGGCTCTGTACGACTACGACgggcaggagcaggatgagctCAGCTTCAAAGCAG GTGATGAACTAACCAAACTCGGTGAGGAAGACGAGCAGGGGTGGTGCAAAGGGCGCTTGGACAACGGGCAGCTGGGGCTGTACCCCGCCAACTACGTGGAGGCAATCTAA